A region from the Thauera humireducens genome encodes:
- the mraY gene encoding phospho-N-acetylmuramoyl-pentapeptide-transferase, with protein sequence MLLELALWLGQDIRGFNVFGYITLRTVLAALTALAISLIAGPGVIRWLAAKKIGQAVRDDGPKSHLTKAGTPTMGGALILISIGITILLWGDLKNDYVWVTLLVTLGFGAVGWVDDWRKVVHRDPKGLASRWKYLWTSAIALAAAVYLGLTANTPAETELIVPFFKAVAYPLGIFGFIALTYFVINGTSHAVNLTDGLDGLAIMPTVMVAAALAIFAYVAGHVGFSKYLGVPYVAGAGELAVFCGAICGAGLGFLWFNAYPAEVFMGDVGALALGAALGTIAVIVRQEIVLFIMGGLFVAETLSVMVQVLYFKATGGKRIFRMAPLHHHYELGGWKETQVVVRFWIITIMLVLFGLSTLKLR encoded by the coding sequence ATGCTGTTGGAACTTGCACTCTGGCTCGGCCAGGACATTCGTGGCTTCAACGTCTTCGGCTACATCACGCTGAGGACCGTGCTCGCGGCGCTGACGGCGCTGGCGATCTCGCTCATCGCCGGTCCCGGCGTCATCCGCTGGCTCGCGGCCAAGAAGATCGGCCAGGCGGTGCGCGACGACGGTCCCAAGTCGCACCTGACCAAGGCGGGCACGCCGACCATGGGGGGCGCGCTGATCCTGATCTCCATCGGCATCACCATCCTGCTGTGGGGTGATCTGAAGAACGACTACGTGTGGGTGACCCTGCTGGTCACGCTCGGTTTCGGCGCAGTCGGCTGGGTGGATGACTGGCGCAAGGTGGTGCACCGCGACCCGAAGGGCCTGGCGAGTCGCTGGAAGTACCTCTGGACCTCGGCGATCGCCCTCGCCGCGGCCGTCTATCTTGGGCTCACCGCGAATACGCCGGCCGAAACCGAACTCATCGTCCCCTTCTTCAAGGCGGTCGCCTATCCGCTCGGCATTTTCGGCTTCATCGCGCTGACCTATTTCGTCATCAATGGCACCAGCCATGCGGTGAACCTCACCGACGGTCTCGATGGCCTCGCGATCATGCCGACCGTGATGGTCGCTGCGGCCCTGGCGATCTTCGCCTACGTCGCTGGTCACGTCGGATTCTCGAAGTACCTTGGCGTGCCCTACGTTGCCGGAGCGGGCGAGCTCGCGGTGTTCTGCGGCGCGATCTGCGGCGCCGGCCTCGGTTTCCTGTGGTTCAACGCCTACCCGGCGGAGGTCTTCATGGGCGACGTCGGCGCGCTTGCGCTCGGCGCCGCGCTCGGCACCATCGCCGTCATCGTCCGGCAGGAGATCGTGCTCTTCATCATGGGCGGCCTGTTCGTCGCAGAAACGCTGTCCGTGATGGTGCAGGTGCTGTACTTCAAGGCGACCGGCGGCAAGCGGATCTTCCGCATGGCGCCGCTGCACCACCACTACGAGCTGGGTGGCTGGAAGGAAACGCAGGTCGTGGTCCGCTTCTGGATCATCACCATCATGCTGGTGCTGTTCGGCCTGTCGACGCTGAAGCTGAGATGA
- the murG gene encoding undecaprenyldiphospho-muramoylpentapeptide beta-N-acetylglucosaminyltransferase — protein sequence MKTLMVMAGGTGGHIFPGIAVAEVLRAKGWHVVWMGNPDGMEARIVAGRGYDTAWVRFGALRGKGLVRKLMLPVNLLSGFWQALRELRRARPDVVLGMGGYITFPGGMMAALLGRPLVLHEQNSVAGLANRVLARVADRVLTGFPDVLNNGGWVGNPVRAEIAGVAPPAERFAGREGPLRILVVGGSLGAAALNEAVPAALGRMPAEQRPLVVHQAGEKQIDGLRTAYARARVKGDLRPFIDDMASAYAEADLVICRAGALTVAELAAVGVASLLVPFPHAVDDHQTGNARFLAERGGAYLLPQTELNAERLAGILASIDRPRLLQMAEHARALARPLAAAEVARVCEELAGGERI from the coding sequence ATGAAGACGCTGATGGTGATGGCTGGCGGTACCGGCGGACACATCTTCCCCGGCATTGCGGTTGCCGAGGTGCTGCGGGCGAAGGGCTGGCACGTGGTGTGGATGGGCAACCCGGATGGCATGGAGGCGCGCATCGTGGCGGGGCGTGGCTACGACACCGCCTGGGTGCGTTTCGGTGCGCTGCGCGGCAAGGGACTGGTGCGCAAGCTCATGTTGCCGGTCAACCTGCTGTCCGGGTTCTGGCAGGCGCTGCGCGAGTTGCGCCGTGCCCGGCCGGACGTCGTGCTCGGCATGGGCGGCTACATCACCTTCCCCGGCGGCATGATGGCGGCGCTGCTTGGCAGGCCTTTGGTGCTGCACGAGCAGAACTCGGTGGCGGGACTCGCCAACCGGGTGCTGGCCCGCGTCGCCGATCGCGTGCTGACAGGTTTCCCCGACGTGTTGAATAACGGCGGCTGGGTTGGCAACCCGGTGCGTGCGGAGATTGCCGGAGTCGCGCCACCGGCCGAGCGTTTCGCTGGCCGGGAAGGGCCGCTGCGGATCCTCGTCGTCGGCGGCAGTCTGGGCGCTGCGGCGTTGAACGAGGCCGTCCCCGCAGCCCTGGGGCGCATGCCGGCCGAGCAGCGGCCGCTGGTGGTGCATCAGGCGGGTGAGAAACAGATCGACGGCTTGCGTACCGCCTATGCCCGCGCGCGGGTAAAGGGTGATCTGCGTCCCTTCATCGACGACATGGCGTCGGCTTATGCCGAGGCCGACCTGGTGATCTGTCGTGCGGGTGCGCTGACGGTCGCCGAGCTGGCAGCGGTGGGCGTGGCCAGCCTGCTGGTGCCCTTCCCGCATGCGGTGGACGACCACCAGACCGGCAATGCGCGCTTCCTTGCCGAGCGGGGTGGTGCCTACCTGCTGCCGCAAACCGAACTGAACGCCGAACGGCTGGCCGGCATTCTCGCCAGCATCGACCGCCCGCGCCTGCTGCAGATGGCCGAGCATGCCCGCGCCCTTGCCCGCCCCCTCGCGGCGGCCGAGGTGGCCCGCGTCTGCGAGGAACTGGCCGGCGGAGAAAGGATATGA
- the ftsW gene encoding putative lipid II flippase FtsW, with translation MKLGASLAGLFGVGARKTENGSRVDDRFARGGNPVRELDLLLIWSAVGLLLLGLVMVYSASIAIAEGSRFTGYQSHYFVMRHAVFLAVGLGAGLVAFQLPMARWQQLAPALFVAGVVLLIVVLIPGVGREVNGAQRWLSLGPINLQPSELMKIFAALYAADYTVRKLDAMSSFKRGFLPMMTVILFVGFLLLREPDFGAFVVITTIAFGVLFLGGVNGRVFALLAIAAVIGFIILILSSPYRLERVLGFMDPWKDAFGKGYQLSHALIAFGRGEWFGVGLGGSVEKLFYLPEAHTDFLLAVIAEELGFVGVLAVVAGFAVIVQRAFAIGREAIKLERYYAGLVAQGIGLWLGVQSFINMGVNMGLLPTKGLTLPLMSFGGSGIVANCVALAILLRVDWEVRQLKRGSSA, from the coding sequence ATGAAGCTCGGAGCCAGCCTCGCGGGTCTGTTCGGCGTCGGTGCGCGCAAGACCGAGAACGGCTCGCGCGTCGACGACCGTTTCGCGCGTGGCGGCAATCCGGTGCGCGAACTCGACCTGCTCCTGATCTGGTCTGCCGTGGGCCTGCTGCTGCTGGGCCTGGTGATGGTGTATTCGGCGTCGATCGCCATCGCCGAAGGCAGTCGTTTCACTGGCTACCAGTCGCATTATTTCGTGATGCGGCACGCGGTCTTTCTCGCGGTCGGACTCGGTGCCGGCCTCGTCGCCTTCCAGTTGCCGATGGCGCGGTGGCAGCAGCTCGCCCCGGCGCTGTTCGTCGCTGGCGTGGTCCTGCTCATCGTCGTGCTGATTCCGGGCGTCGGCCGTGAGGTCAACGGCGCGCAGCGCTGGTTGTCGCTCGGTCCGATCAACCTGCAGCCGTCCGAGCTGATGAAGATCTTCGCCGCGCTGTACGCGGCCGACTACACGGTGCGCAAACTCGATGCGATGAGCAGCTTCAAGCGCGGCTTCCTGCCGATGATGACGGTGATCCTGTTCGTTGGCTTCCTGCTGCTGCGCGAGCCGGATTTCGGTGCCTTCGTCGTCATCACCACCATCGCGTTCGGCGTGCTCTTCCTCGGTGGCGTGAATGGCCGCGTCTTCGCCTTGCTGGCGATCGCCGCGGTGATCGGCTTCATCATCCTGATCCTGAGTTCGCCCTATCGTCTGGAGCGCGTGCTTGGCTTCATGGACCCGTGGAAGGACGCCTTCGGCAAGGGTTACCAGTTGTCGCACGCGCTGATCGCCTTCGGGCGTGGCGAGTGGTTCGGCGTCGGCCTCGGCGGCAGCGTCGAGAAGCTGTTCTACCTGCCCGAGGCCCATACCGACTTCCTGCTCGCGGTCATCGCCGAGGAACTGGGCTTCGTCGGCGTGCTCGCGGTCGTCGCCGGTTTCGCGGTCATCGTGCAGCGCGCCTTCGCCATCGGCCGCGAGGCGATCAAGCTCGAGCGCTACTACGCCGGGCTCGTGGCGCAGGGCATCGGGCTGTGGCTCGGCGTGCAGTCCTTCATCAACATGGGCGTCAACATGGGCCTGCTGCCGACCAAGGGGCTGACCCTGCCGCTGATGAGCTTCGGCGGCTCGGGCATCGTCGCCAACTGCGTTGCACTTGCGATCCTGCTGCGTGTCGACTGGGAAGTGCGTCAGCTCAAGCGGGGGAGCAGCGCATGA
- a CDS encoding D-alanine--D-alanine ligase: protein MKARFGKVAVLFGGSSAEREVSLMSGQAVLAALQGAGVDAHAFDPAERDLHILKEEGFDRAFIALHGRGGEDGTVQGALELMGIPYTGSGVMASALSMDKWRTKMVWLASGLPTPRYAILEADSDWDAVVAELGLPIFVKPVHEGSSMGATKVTEAGQLRAAWELAARYDSLVIAEEFVAGEELTAPFLEDQALPLVRIVAPDGNYDYQHKYFTDDTRYDCPCGLPAALEAELQALIMKSARVLGCRGWGRADLILTADGRPYLLEMNTSPGMTSHSLVPMSARVAGLEFEALCLKILEGARLG, encoded by the coding sequence GTGAAAGCGCGGTTTGGCAAGGTTGCAGTCCTGTTCGGCGGTTCCTCCGCCGAGCGCGAGGTGTCGTTGATGTCCGGCCAGGCGGTGCTCGCTGCGCTGCAGGGCGCCGGCGTGGATGCGCATGCTTTCGACCCGGCCGAACGGGATCTGCACATCCTCAAGGAAGAGGGCTTCGATCGTGCCTTCATCGCGCTGCATGGTCGCGGCGGCGAGGACGGTACGGTGCAGGGCGCGCTGGAACTGATGGGCATTCCCTACACCGGCAGCGGCGTGATGGCCTCGGCCCTGTCGATGGACAAGTGGCGGACGAAGATGGTGTGGCTGGCCAGCGGGCTGCCCACGCCGCGTTACGCCATCCTCGAGGCCGACTCCGACTGGGATGCGGTGGTCGCCGAGCTGGGGCTGCCGATCTTCGTCAAGCCCGTGCATGAAGGCTCGAGCATGGGGGCGACCAAGGTCACCGAGGCCGGCCAGCTGCGTGCCGCCTGGGAACTCGCCGCCCGCTACGACAGCCTGGTCATCGCCGAGGAATTCGTCGCCGGCGAGGAGCTGACCGCACCCTTCCTCGAAGACCAGGCGCTGCCCCTGGTGCGCATCGTGGCGCCCGACGGCAACTACGATTACCAGCACAAGTACTTTACCGACGACACCCGCTACGACTGCCCCTGCGGCCTGCCTGCCGCGCTCGAGGCCGAACTCCAGGCGCTGATCATGAAGTCGGCTCGCGTGCTGGGCTGCCGGGGCTGGGGGCGTGCGGACCTGATCCTCACCGCGGACGGCCGCCCCTATCTGCTCGAGATGAACACCTCGCCCGGCATGACCAGCCATTCGCTGGTGCCGATGTCGGCGCGTGTGGCCGGTCTCGAGTTCGAGGCCCTGTGCCTGAAGATCCTCGAAGGAGCCCGCCTTGGCTGA
- the murC gene encoding UDP-N-acetylmuramate--L-alanine ligase, with product MKHKVRNIHFVGIGGSGMSGIAEVLVNQGYAVSGSDLGDNAATRRLQKMGARVMRGHDAAQVAGADVLVVSTAVKPDNPEVVAARERHIPIVPRAQMLAELMRFKQGIAIAGTHGKTTTTSLVASILAEGGIDPTFVIGGRLNAAGANARLGKGEYLVAEADESDASFLLLSPTISVVTNIDADHMDTYGHDFGRVKQAFVDFLQRLPFYGVAVLCEDDANVREIAPQVSRQIVRYGLSPTASIRAENVRADGGRMLFDCVRVNGTTTRLPIELNLPGLHNVLNALAAIAVATEVQVSDEAIINALANFRGVGRRFQRYGEVHLIDQDGDEAGSFTLVDDYGHHPVEMAATIAAARGAFPGRRLVLAFQPHRYTRTRDCFEDFVKVLSSVDALLLAEVYAAGETPVVAADGRSLARAIRVAGNVEPVFVEDIADMPKMILSAARDGDVVITMGAGSIGAVPGKLAPIEEML from the coding sequence ATGAAGCACAAGGTCAGAAACATCCATTTCGTCGGTATCGGCGGTTCGGGCATGAGCGGCATTGCCGAGGTGCTGGTTAACCAGGGCTACGCCGTGAGCGGCTCGGATCTCGGTGACAACGCTGCGACGCGCCGCCTGCAGAAGATGGGCGCGCGCGTGATGCGCGGCCACGATGCGGCGCAGGTTGCCGGTGCAGACGTGCTCGTCGTGTCGACTGCCGTGAAACCCGACAACCCCGAAGTTGTCGCCGCACGCGAGCGCCATATCCCGATCGTGCCGCGCGCGCAGATGCTGGCCGAGTTGATGCGCTTCAAGCAGGGCATCGCGATCGCCGGCACGCACGGCAAGACCACGACGACCTCGCTGGTGGCCAGCATCCTCGCCGAAGGCGGCATCGACCCGACCTTCGTGATCGGTGGCCGGCTCAATGCCGCGGGTGCCAATGCGCGCCTGGGCAAGGGCGAGTACCTGGTGGCCGAGGCCGACGAGTCCGACGCGTCCTTCCTGCTGTTGAGCCCGACGATCTCGGTCGTCACCAACATCGACGCCGACCACATGGACACCTACGGCCACGACTTCGGGCGGGTCAAGCAGGCCTTCGTCGATTTCCTGCAGCGCCTGCCCTTCTACGGCGTGGCGGTACTGTGCGAGGACGATGCCAACGTGCGCGAAATCGCGCCGCAGGTCTCCAGGCAGATCGTGCGCTACGGCCTGTCGCCGACCGCCAGCATCCGTGCTGAGAACGTGCGCGCCGACGGTGGCCGCATGCTGTTCGACTGCGTGCGGGTCAATGGCACGACGACGCGCCTGCCGATCGAACTCAACCTGCCGGGCCTGCACAACGTGCTGAACGCGCTCGCCGCCATCGCGGTGGCGACCGAGGTGCAGGTGTCCGACGAGGCCATCATCAATGCGCTGGCGAATTTTCGTGGCGTGGGCCGGCGCTTCCAGCGCTATGGTGAAGTGCATCTGATTGACCAGGATGGCGACGAGGCGGGCAGCTTCACGCTGGTCGACGACTACGGCCACCATCCGGTTGAGATGGCGGCGACGATCGCGGCCGCGCGCGGCGCCTTCCCCGGACGGCGTCTGGTGCTGGCATTCCAGCCGCACCGCTACACGCGCACGCGGGACTGCTTCGAGGACTTCGTCAAGGTGCTGTCGTCCGTCGATGCGCTGCTGCTGGCCGAAGTTTATGCGGCGGGCGAAACGCCGGTCGTTGCTGCCGACGGGCGCTCGCTGGCGCGCGCCATCCGCGTTGCCGGCAATGTCGAGCCGGTGTTCGTCGAGGATATCGCCGACATGCCTAAGATGATTCTGTCTGCCGCGCGCGATGGCGACGTGGTGATCACCATGGGAGCGGGCAGCATCGGCGCCGTGCCGGGCAAGCTCGCACCGATCGAGGAAATGTTGTGA
- the murD gene encoding UDP-N-acetylmuramoyl-L-alanine--D-glutamate ligase has protein sequence MSALTGKHVLVLGLGESGLAMARWCALRGARVRVADSRTAPPGLDALREDAPLAEIVTGGFGSEVLDGVDLVALSPGLDPRVGVAAEACRRGLPITGEMSLLAEALDELGVRSQTRILAITGTNGKTTTTALAAALARSAGIDAVAAGNISPAALDVLMDRLAAGAALPQCWVLELSSFQIETMRNLDAEAATVLNVTDDHLDRYAGLDEYAATKAVIFQGRGAQVLNREDVRVDAMARPGRDIIRFGTDAPRRPGDYGIARHGGADWLVRGEQPLLALSDLPLAGRHNAANALAALALCEAGLGLEPKSLVVGLLAFRGLPHRVELVAERADGVRFYDDSKGTNVGATVAALAGFDRPVVLIAGGDGKGQDFSPLAPVVAGKARAVMLIGRDAGRIEGALTGCGVPTERAADLEGAVVRANALAQAGDVVLLSPACASLDMFRNYAHRAEVFVAAVRGLPEVSAR, from the coding sequence ATGAGCGCACTCACCGGAAAACATGTCCTCGTGCTGGGGCTCGGCGAGTCGGGCCTGGCGATGGCTCGCTGGTGCGCGCTGCGCGGTGCGCGCGTGCGCGTGGCCGACAGCCGCACTGCGCCGCCCGGTTTGGACGCGCTGCGCGAGGATGCGCCGCTGGCGGAGATCGTCACCGGCGGTTTCGGCAGCGAGGTGCTCGATGGGGTCGATCTGGTGGCGCTGAGCCCGGGTCTCGACCCGCGCGTCGGTGTCGCTGCCGAGGCCTGCCGTCGTGGTCTGCCGATCACCGGCGAGATGAGCCTGCTGGCCGAGGCGCTGGACGAACTGGGGGTGCGCTCGCAGACCCGTATCCTCGCCATCACCGGTACCAACGGCAAGACCACGACGACTGCGCTCGCCGCCGCGCTGGCGCGTTCTGCCGGCATCGACGCCGTCGCGGCCGGCAACATCAGCCCGGCTGCACTCGACGTGCTGATGGACCGGCTTGCCGCCGGCGCCGCCTTACCCCAATGCTGGGTACTCGAACTGTCCAGCTTCCAGATCGAGACGATGCGGAACCTCGATGCGGAGGCTGCCACGGTGCTGAACGTCACCGACGATCACCTGGATCGCTACGCAGGCCTCGACGAGTACGCCGCGACCAAGGCGGTGATCTTCCAGGGGCGTGGTGCGCAGGTGTTGAATCGCGAGGATGTCCGCGTGGATGCGATGGCGCGTCCGGGGCGCGACATCATTCGCTTCGGGACCGACGCGCCACGCAGGCCCGGTGACTACGGCATCGCCAGACATGGCGGCGCAGACTGGCTGGTCCGCGGCGAGCAGCCCCTGCTGGCGCTGTCCGATTTGCCGCTGGCCGGCCGCCACAACGCCGCCAATGCACTTGCCGCGCTGGCGCTGTGCGAAGCCGGGCTGGGGCTGGAGCCGAAGTCGCTGGTTGTCGGCCTGCTGGCGTTCCGCGGCTTGCCGCACCGCGTCGAACTCGTTGCCGAGCGTGCCGACGGCGTGCGCTTCTACGACGATTCGAAAGGGACCAACGTCGGCGCTACGGTCGCCGCGCTGGCCGGGTTCGACCGGCCCGTGGTGCTGATCGCGGGCGGTGACGGCAAGGGGCAGGACTTCTCGCCGCTCGCCCCGGTCGTGGCCGGCAAGGCGCGCGCGGTGATGCTGATCGGACGCGACGCCGGTCGTATCGAAGGGGCACTGACGGGTTGCGGCGTGCCAACCGAACGTGCCGCTGATCTCGAGGGGGCCGTCGTACGGGCCAACGCGCTCGCCCAGGCGGGTGACGTGGTGCTGTTGTCGCCCGCGTGCGCCAGTCTCGACATGTTCCGCAACTACGCGCACCGTGCCGAAGTCTTCGTCGCGGCGGTACGCGGCTTGCCGGAGGTGTCCGCACGATGA
- a CDS encoding UDP-N-acetylmuramoyl-L-alanyl-D-glutamate--2,6-diaminopimelate ligase: MSLAAPILARLQAAGVVPCGITADSRRVGPGEVFAAWPGFRTDGRRYLASAVERGAAAVLWESGDGFNAGELPIPSLPVERLRDLAGHLAHEIYGRPSERLWLVGVTGTNGKTTVSQMLASAMQDLGVRCGIVGTLGNGFPGELESSLNTTPDALELHRLLAGFARAGAGAAAMEVSSIGLDQGRVNGACFDVAIFTNLSRDHLDYHGSMEAYGEAKARLFSLPGVERCVINIDDPYGLMLARRLVAQGRDVIACTLYHANADAVPGARVLLGDRLQAAPTGLRFALQWDHRVAEIQVRMVAPFNVSNLLAVAGALLARGVPFDELPPVLVRMTPPEGRMQLVGGVCEPLIVIDYAHTPDALAQVLESLRTTVHSRRGRLSCVFGCGGDRDAGKRPLMGEVAARLADRVIVTSDNPRTEDPLKILDAVAAGAGPQAECIVDRAQAIRIAIAEAAADDVVVIAGKGHEPYQEVMGQRLPFSDLEQANVALRAWHAGGAKR, from the coding sequence ATGAGCCTTGCCGCACCCATCCTCGCGCGCCTGCAGGCAGCTGGCGTGGTCCCCTGCGGGATCACGGCGGACTCGCGCCGTGTCGGGCCGGGTGAGGTGTTCGCGGCGTGGCCCGGATTTCGCACCGACGGCCGGCGCTACCTGGCGTCGGCCGTCGAGCGTGGCGCAGCCGCCGTGCTGTGGGAAAGCGGCGATGGCTTCAACGCAGGGGAGCTGCCCATTCCGTCGCTGCCGGTCGAGCGTCTGCGTGACCTTGCCGGCCATCTCGCGCACGAGATCTATGGTCGCCCGTCCGAACGCCTCTGGCTTGTGGGGGTGACGGGCACCAATGGCAAGACTACCGTGAGCCAGATGCTGGCGAGCGCCATGCAGGACCTTGGGGTGCGCTGCGGTATCGTCGGCACCCTTGGCAACGGTTTCCCGGGCGAACTGGAGAGTTCGCTCAACACCACGCCCGATGCGCTCGAGCTGCATCGCTTGCTCGCCGGCTTCGCCAGGGCCGGGGCAGGGGCGGCGGCGATGGAGGTCTCGTCCATCGGCCTCGACCAGGGGCGGGTCAATGGCGCCTGCTTCGATGTGGCGATCTTCACCAACCTGAGCCGCGACCACCTCGATTACCACGGCTCGATGGAGGCCTACGGCGAAGCCAAGGCGCGCCTCTTCTCGCTACCCGGGGTGGAGCGCTGCGTGATCAACATCGACGATCCCTACGGGCTCATGCTCGCGCGGCGGCTGGTGGCGCAGGGGCGGGACGTGATCGCGTGCACCCTGTACCACGCCAACGCCGATGCGGTGCCGGGTGCGCGTGTGCTGCTCGGCGACCGGCTGCAGGCTGCGCCGACGGGCTTGCGCTTCGCGCTGCAGTGGGATCACCGCGTTGCCGAAATTCAGGTCCGGATGGTTGCGCCGTTCAACGTCTCGAACCTGCTGGCCGTGGCGGGCGCGCTGCTCGCGCGCGGTGTGCCGTTCGATGAGCTGCCGCCCGTTCTGGTGCGGATGACGCCGCCGGAGGGACGCATGCAACTGGTCGGCGGCGTGTGCGAGCCGCTGATCGTGATCGATTATGCGCATACGCCGGACGCGCTGGCGCAGGTGCTCGAATCCCTGCGTACGACCGTGCACTCGCGTCGCGGCCGGCTCAGCTGCGTCTTTGGCTGCGGCGGCGACCGTGATGCGGGCAAGCGTCCGCTGATGGGCGAGGTCGCTGCTCGTCTTGCCGACCGCGTCATTGTCACCAGTGACAATCCGCGCACGGAAGATCCGCTGAAGATCCTCGATGCAGTGGCAGCAGGCGCAGGCCCGCAGGCCGAGTGCATCGTCGATCGCGCACAGGCGATCCGCATCGCCATCGCGGAGGCGGCGGCGGATGACGTCGTGGTGATCGCGGGCAAGGGCCATGAGCCGTATCAGGAAGTGATGGGTCAGCGCCTGCCGTTCTCGGACCTGGAGCAGGCGAATGTGGCGCTGCGCGCCTGGCATGCGGGAGGGGCGAAACGATGA
- a CDS encoding UDP-N-acetylmuramoyl-tripeptide--D-alanyl-D-alanine ligase codes for MMSLQDAARALAQYGARAIGMTRFDGVGTDSRALAPGQLFVALRGERFDGHDFVDVAARAGAAAALVDVRWFDANPEPPLPALVVEDTRLALGALAAAWRSRFALPLVGVTGSNGKTTVKEMCAAILRAQARRDGFGDEAVLATRGNLNNDIGLPLTLLELRDFHRAAVIEMGMNHPGEIAYLTALAQPTVAIVNNAQRAHLEGMGTLEEVAHEKGAIYAGLGSAGVAVINADDPHAQYWRALNADRAIVTFGIEQVADVSGRCTLRGLGSRVELDTPQGRIDFALQVPGLHNVRNAVGAAAACLAAGVTSEAVAEGLGEFLGTPGRLQRRIGPGGAVILDDSYNANPDSVRAGIDVLASMPGHTWLVLGDMGEVGETSAQVHDEIGGYAKSKGIDGLFALGEMTNVAVRNFGDGAQHFASPEALVRALAPRLDADSVVLVKGSRFMRMERVADALAAMHNSAPSMDSGA; via the coding sequence ATGATGAGTCTGCAGGATGCCGCACGCGCCCTCGCTCAGTATGGCGCGCGTGCAATCGGCATGACGCGCTTTGACGGGGTGGGTACCGACAGTCGCGCGCTGGCGCCGGGTCAGCTGTTCGTCGCGCTGCGCGGCGAGCGCTTCGACGGTCACGACTTCGTGGATGTCGCGGCTCGAGCCGGGGCCGCGGCCGCCTTGGTGGATGTTCGCTGGTTCGACGCGAACCCCGAGCCGCCGCTGCCCGCACTGGTCGTCGAGGACACGCGTCTCGCGCTTGGTGCGCTCGCCGCGGCTTGGCGCTCGCGCTTCGCCCTGCCGCTCGTCGGCGTGACCGGCAGCAATGGCAAGACCACCGTCAAGGAGATGTGTGCCGCCATCCTGCGCGCGCAGGCGCGGCGGGACGGCTTCGGCGACGAGGCGGTGCTGGCGACGCGGGGGAACCTGAACAACGACATCGGCCTGCCGCTGACGCTGCTCGAGTTGCGCGACTTCCATCGCGCTGCCGTGATCGAGATGGGCATGAACCATCCGGGCGAGATCGCCTACCTGACGGCGCTGGCGCAACCAACCGTCGCCATCGTGAATAACGCGCAGCGGGCCCATCTCGAAGGCATGGGTACGCTCGAAGAGGTCGCGCACGAGAAGGGCGCGATCTATGCGGGGCTTGGCAGTGCCGGCGTGGCGGTGATCAATGCCGATGACCCGCATGCCCAGTACTGGCGCGCCCTGAACGCCGATCGTGCGATTGTGACATTCGGTATCGAGCAGGTCGCCGACGTCAGCGGCCGGTGTACCCTTCGCGGCCTCGGTTCGCGGGTCGAGCTCGATACTCCCCAGGGGCGTATCGACTTCGCACTGCAGGTGCCGGGTCTGCATAACGTGCGGAATGCCGTCGGCGCTGCCGCTGCCTGCCTTGCGGCCGGCGTGACGTCCGAGGCAGTGGCCGAAGGTCTCGGTGAGTTCCTTGGTACGCCGGGTCGTCTGCAGCGACGTATCGGTCCGGGCGGCGCCGTGATCCTCGACGACTCGTACAACGCCAATCCCGACTCGGTGCGTGCCGGCATCGACGTGCTTGCGTCCATGCCGGGGCACACCTGGCTGGTGCTCGGCGATATGGGCGAGGTGGGCGAAACCAGCGCACAAGTCCATGACGAGATCGGCGGCTACGCCAAGAGCAAGGGGATCGACGGCCTGTTCGCACTGGGCGAAATGACGAATGTTGCGGTGCGAAATTTCGGCGATGGCGCCCAGCACTTCGCGTCGCCCGAGGCGCTGGTGCGGGCGCTGGCGCCCAGGCTGGATGCAGACTCGGTCGTGCTGGTGAAGGGCTCGCGGTTCATGCGTATGGAAAGGGTGGCGGACGCGCTTGCGGCAATGCACAATTCCGCCCCTTCAATGGATAGCGGCGCCTAA